CGCCGCAGGCACACCTGAGCTACTCCCCCTGGTGCGTGCCCACCAGCGTCAACGGCGTCAGCTGCGTGGTGGTCAGCACCGAACTGCGCGATCACGAGCCCATGGCCTGGGACTTCGTGATGAACTTCGCGCGCGACAACGACCTGCAGGTAAGCGAAGCCTGCCTGCTGGACAAGCGCTGAGGCCGGGGCCAGGCCGCAGCCCTCGCCCCCCCCCGCGCGGGCACAAAAAAACCGCCCTGGGGCGGTTTTCTTGCTTCTGCGACAGCGCACCCGTTACAAACGGCAGGCGCCGGGGCGCCCGTGCGTGCAACCCGTAGAGCTCAGGCTGCGTTGGCCAGGGCCTTGACCTTGGCGGACAGGCGGCTCTTGTCGCGAGCGGCCTTGTTCTTGTGGAAGATGCCCTTGTCGGCGATCGAGTCGATGACCGACTGCGCCTTGGCGAAGGCTTCGCTCGCCTTGGTCTTGTCGCCGGTGAGAACGGCCTTTTCGACGTTCTTCACGAAGGTGCGGTACCTCGAGCGCAGCGAGGTGTTGTGCGCATTGAGCTTGACGTTCTGGCGCGCGCGCTTGCGGCCCGACGCAAGGCGCGGATTCTTCTTGACTGGCTTGGCTGATGCCATGAAAGTGTTCCTTGTAGTGTCTGTGGATGATGTCGCAAAACCGGGTATTGTAATTTATAGCGCGCGGTTCGACAACGCCTGGGCGCGGCGCATACACTCGCGCCGGTGTCTCTGCTCAAAGCCGCTTCCACCGTCTCGCTGCTGACCCTGGCCTCGCGCATCACCGGGCTGGCGCGCGACCTGTTGATGGCGGCCGTCTTCGGCGCCAACATCTTCACCGACGCCTTCAACGTGGCGTTTCGCATCCCCAACCTGTTTCGCCGCCTGTTTGCCGAAGGCGCATTCAGCCAGGCCTTCGTGCCGGTGCTTGCCGCGCACCGCGAG
This portion of the Comamonas flocculans genome encodes:
- the rpsT gene encoding 30S ribosomal protein S20, which produces MASAKPVKKNPRLASGRKRARQNVKLNAHNTSLRSRYRTFVKNVEKAVLTGDKTKASEAFAKAQSVIDSIADKGIFHKNKAARDKSRLSAKVKALANAA
- a CDS encoding DUF3579 domain-containing protein; translation: MVATTHQEFFIQGVTRDGRRFRPSDWAERLAGVMGQFRPGGASSSPQAHLSYSPWCVPTSVNGVSCVVVSTELRDHEPMAWDFVMNFARDNDLQVSEACLLDKR